Below is a window of Lacrimispora xylanolytica DNA.
ATCTGCCACTTTACCCTCGATCATAACTTCAACGGTCTTTCCAATCATAGACTCTGAATGCTCTAATGAAATTTCCTGCTGAAGCTCCATAATTTCATCACGGCGGTCTTCTTTCACTTCCTGATCTACGTGATCCGGGAAACCAGCCGCTGGTGTATCTTCTTCTGCAGAATATGCAAATACTCCAAGACGTTCAAACTCCATCTCATCTACAAATCCCATGAGTTCTTCATGGTCTTCTTCTGTTTCACCAGGGAAACCAGAAATAAGTGTGGTTCGAAGGGCAATGTCCGGGATTTCTTTTCTAAGCTTTTCCACAATTCCACGAAGCTGATCCTGAGTCGTTCTTCGTCCCATGCGCTTTAAAATACGATCACTGGCATGCTGAATCGGCAGGTCAAGATAATGGCAGATCTTCGCTTCTTCCTTCATGGTCTGAATCAGCTCATCTGTAATTTCCTCTGGATAGCAATACTGAATTCTGATCCACTGAATGCCTGAGATACGGCAAAGTTTCTTCAGCAGTTCAGGAAGAGACTTTTTGCCATAGAGGTCCACGCCGTAAAGTGTGGTTTCCTGTGCAACTAAAATAAGCTCTTTTACTCCTTTTTCAGCCAGTTCTTGAGCTTCCTTTAAAAGTCTCTCCATAGGAACGCTGCGGTAGTTTCCACGAAGGGTAGGGATAATACAGTAAGTACAGTGCTTATCACAGCCTTCCGCAATTTTAAGGAATGCATAATGACCTCCGGTGGTAAGAACTCGTCCAGTCTCCACCTCTGGAATTCCGTCTAAATCGTGGAAACGCTGCACGTGTTCTACGCCGCTTAAAGCTTCCCTTAACACATTGGAAATTTCGTCATAGGTGGAGGTTCCAAGAATTCCATCTACTTCCGGAATCTCATCAATGATCTCCTGCTTATATCGCTGAGCAAGACAACCTGTTACAATAAGTGCCTTGCATTTTGCGTCTACCTTTCTTTGAGCCATCTCCAGTATGGTATTGATGCTTTCCTCCTTTGCATCTCCGATAAAACAGCAGGTGTTAACTACAATAACATCTGCCTCATATTCATCATCCGTAAAGGTATATCCGTCTTTATTTAAAAGGCCCAGCATCATCTCCGTATCAACCAGATTCTTGTCACAGCCCAGTGAAACACATAATAATTTCATCCTAAAACTCCTGTCGTAAATATTCGTATATGAGAAAAGCCATCTACCAAAAGGGAGACGGCCTTCTTCTTAATTATCGTCTTCTTCTGTTGCGTCCGCTTCGCTCAAAATCTTCACTTGGCCTTCATACAGCTCTTCTACGGCAACAGAAAGCGGTTTTTTACCGTATCCCGGTACAGAAGGTTCAGAACCTCCAATGATCTGTCTTGCTCTTTTCGCAGCTGCAATCACGATAGAATAACGGCTCTGGACAACAGGAGCATCTCCTGGTTCAACCTCACTGTTTACTACATTAATCAAATCTGAATAAGATGGATGTAACATCTTTGTTCCCCTTTCTAAGTCAACTATATATTCTTTAATTCTTCCCGAATGTGGGATAAAAATGCCGTATTATTGGATGCCCGGTTATGCTGGACCTGTATCATCTGGTGCATTGCTTCCACGCAGGTTTCAATTTTGTCATTGATGAGGATATAGTCATACGCTTCCATTCCCTCTGCTTCTTCTGCAGCCCGTTTCAGCCTGGCGTTGATTACTTCCATGCTCTCCGTGCCCCTTCCAATCAGCCTGCGCTTTAATTCCTCTGCGTTTGGCGGCATAACAAAAATCAAAATAGTCTCAGGAAAACGTTCTTTGATTTTAAGTGCTCCCTGGATTTCAATTTCCAGAATAACATCCTTGCCCTGTTTCATCTGATTTAAAACATATTCCTTGGGAGTTCCGTAAAAATGTTTTACATACTGGGCATATTCAATCAGGGCATCTTTCTCAATCATGTCCCGAAAGGATTCTTCTGTTACAAAAAAATATTCTCTCCCATCAGCTTCCCCTTCTCTCGGGCTTCTGGTGGTAGCAGATATGGACAGCGCATAATTATCGTATCGTTTCAGGAGTTCCTTCATAAGAGTTCCTTTTCCAGCCCCTGAAAAACCGGATACTACTGCCAACATGCCTTGCTCATTCATGAATCTGTTACACTCCCTATTCAATATTCTGGATCTGCTCTCTAACCTTTTCAATCTCGGTCTTTAACGTAATCGCTTTGTCAGAGATCTCCAGATCATTGGCCTTGGAAAGAATGGTGTTGGCTTCCCGGTTCATCTCCTGTGCGATGAAATCCAGTTTCCTTCCTACACTTCCCCCAGCTTCCAGTTCTGTCCGGGTATTATCAATGTGGCTTCTTAACCGAACGGTTTCTTCATCCACACAAATTTTATCAGCAAATATCGTAACTTCTGTGGCAATCCTTCCTTCATCAATGGAAGCACCAGCCAGCAGTTCTTTTACCTTGTCCTCAAGCTTAGCACGGTATTCCATAAGAATCCTTGGAGAGCGTTCCTCGATAAAGTTAAGAAGGTCGTTCATCAGTCCAAGCTTTTTAAGAAGGTCATTCTTCAAGGTCTCGCCTTCGGTGATTCTGGTTTCCACAAAACGCTTTGCAGCCTCTTCAATGGTTTCAGAAAGGAGCTTCCACATCTGGTCCTCATCTTCAGGAACCTCATCCATGGTAAGAACCTCCGGGCATTTTGCCAGGGCAGATACCTTAATATCGTTCTGGATTCCGAACTCTGCCTCCATCTTTGCGAAATAATCCATATATTCAGCGGCCAGAGCGCTGTTATACTTTAAACACAGCTTATTCTCTGTATAATCCTCGTAGCTGATAAAAACATCAACCTTACCCCGCTGTATATAATTCTTTAACAGATTTCTGATTCCTGCTTCAAAGAAATTAAACTTTTTCGGCATCTTTACGCTTAAATCCAAATACCTGTGATTTACAGCTTTCATCTCGACGGAAATCTTATATTCATCCGTGACGGTCTCGTACCTGCCGAAACCTGTCATGCTCTTAATCATTGCAAATGCCTCTCTTTCGCCATAGATATTAACCATTATAAGTCATAATAAAAAACAAGTCAATTGGTTTTAAATTTTACACAACCGCGTTTTTGTGGTATACTATCCTTATTTTAATCAGACTTTTACCGGAGGAAATAATACAATGGCTTTAGACGGAATTGTTATGGCTAATCTCGCAGCAGAAATGAAAAACCGGCTGGAAGGTGGAAAAATCGCAAAAATCGCCCAGCCCGAAAAAGACGAACTGCTGTTTACGATTAAAAATCAGAAAAATACATGGAGGCTTTTAATCTCCGCCAGCGCCAGTCTTCCACTGGTCTACTTTACAGAATCCAACAAGCAAAGTCCCTTGACCGCGCCTAATTTCTGTATGCTTTTGCGAAAACACATCGGAAATGGCCGTATTTTAAAGATAAGTCAGCCTGGACTGGAACGTATTCTATGTCTGGAGATTGAACATTTAGACGAATTAGGGGACAAGCGTGTAAAAAAACTTATCATTGAAATCATGGGCAAGCACAGCAATATCATCTTCTGCAATGAGGAAGATATGATCTTAGACAGCATCAAGCATATATCCGCCCAGGTAAGCTCTGTACGGGAGGTACTTCCTGGCAGAACCTACTTTATCCCCCAGACCACTGAGAAAAGAGATCCTCTCACCATCACCCAGGAGGAGTTTATTAAGACCATTGGCACAACGCCAGCCCCTATACAAAAAGCCTTGTATTTAAAGCTCACTGGCTTTAGCCCTATTATGGGCCACGAGCTCTGCCACCTGGCGTCTATTGACGGTGACCATTCAGCTAACGAGCTGTCTGAAATGGAGATGATTCATCTATACCGGACCTTCTCTCATCTTATGGAAGATATCAGGCAGGAGAAATTTTCGCCTAATATCATTTACCGCCAGGATGAGCCTGTGGAATTTTCTGCACTTCCTATGACCTGTTATGAAGGTGACGGCTACGAGGCAGTTTCTTTTACATCCATCAGCTCATTGTTAGAAAGCTATTATGCTTCTAAAAATACCATTACAAGAATTCGTCAAAAGTCCGTGGACCTTCGTAAAATTGTTCAGACGGCACTGGAGAGAAACTATAAAAAGTTTGACCTACAGGAAAAACAGCTTAAGGATACAGAGAAAAAAGACAAATACAAGGTATATGGAGAGCTTTTAAACACTTATGGATATGAGCTGTCCGGCGGGGAGAAAAAATTCACCTGTTTAAACTACTATACCAACGAAGAGATTACCATTCCTCTTGACGACCAGCTATCCGCAAAGGAAAATGCACAAAAGTTTTTTGATAAATATAATAAGCTGAAGCGTACCTTTGAGGCTGTTACAGAACAGATCAAGGAAACCAGACAGGAAATTGATCATCTGGAATCCGTGAGCGCAGCTTTGGATATTGCTCTGAAAGAAGAAGATTTGGTTCAGATTAAAGAAGAGCTGATGGAGTACGGTTATGTCAAGCATCGCCGTGCTGGTGATAAAAAGCCGAAGGTGACCAGTAAACCATTTCATTACATCTCATCCGACGGCTTCCATATCTATGTAGGAAAAAACAATTATCAGAACGAAGAACTGACATTCAAGGTGGCAACCGGCAATGACTGGTGGTTTCATGCAAAGGGAATCCCAGGCTCCCATGTTATTGTAAAATCGGAAGGTAAGGATTTGCCGGACCGGGTATACGAAGAAGCTGGAGCTCTGGCCGCTTACTATTCTAAAGGCAGGGACAGCGACAAAGTTGAAGTGGATTATATCCAGAAAAAACAGATTAAAAAGGTGACTGGTGCCGCTCCCGGCTTTGTCATTTACCATACTAATTACTCCATGGTGGCAGAACCAAAGCTTTACTTGGAGGAAATTCAATAAAGAAAGATGAAAAGGGTACCGCTCTCACAGTTGTTTCATAGCCATGAAAGCGGCACCCTTTTCCTTTCGATACGCTCTTTGCAAACTACCTAGCAAACTACTTTGCTACATTTAATAATACTACTGTGTTTTTCCTGTAACCGGAAATGATCGGAAGGAGGAAACGCCATCTACAATAGCAGCTACTTGATAGCGGTACTCCACTCCCTGTGTCAATCCAGAATCCCGGTAAGACCGGGTGCCTTCTCCTACCGTACCAATCTGTCTGAAATCCTGTCCTGGCTCGGCGCGAAATACTGCATAGCCAGTGATCTGGTGCCCGTATTTCCCATCACTTCCTTCAGTCCAGTTTAATTCCAAGGATTGTGAATTAAGTTGTTTTGCAGTCATCTCCGGCACTTTGATTCCGCTGGATAATAAATAGCTTAAATTGGCAGGCTGATTATACGCCGTATTCTGCCAAGCCACACCTTCCCTGTAAGCCCGGTCCGTTAAAAGACAGGGAACCCGATAAGAGGTTTCAATGGGAGTACTGTAAATCCTGATTTTATTCTTGTCCTGCGCGTCACGGACAATCACTTCTTCTCTCCAGTCTCCTATGATATCTGCTACAAGACAAGCGTTTGATTTTGTTCCATTATTCGTAAGAGTACCATTCATCTGGATGAGTACATCTGTTTTCTTGTTTTCATAATCCCACTTTTGAACCTGAGGAATCAACTGTGTGGAATTATTGGAATCAAATAATTCCATAAGCAGATCTCCATCCCAGAATATGGAGAAATTCTGGCTTGGCTTGATTCCTTCCTCATATATCCGTTCTCCTTTGGCATTGTAGGTAATTGCATTAACAGCTGCCCACATTTCCGCACCAGGATATCTTGGATCTATATCAGCAGCTACGCCACGTCCCGTATCCTTGCCATACTGATATCCCCATAGTATCTTTCCTGTTTGGGCATCGTGAAGTTCCACATGATACTGGGCATTTTTCTCTTCATGTACCTGGAACACTTCCAGTCTTCCGTCATCATTCCAGTCACTGACATGCATGGCATCCCCATGACCGAGGCCAGTGGTATATTTGGGTTTTCCATCATGGTCAAGCGTCAGAGATCCGTAGATGATTTCATCCTTTCCATCACCATCCACATCATTGATAGAAAGATTGTGATTTCCCTGACCTGCATATTTGTCACCTGTAGGCACATCAAACAGCCATTTTCTCGTCAGCTTCCCATTCTTTAGATCCCATGCAGCAATTGCTGTTCTTCCATAATAGCCACGGCAGAATACAGCACTTGGATTCGTTCCATCCAGATATGCCGTAGCCGCCAGAAAACGATCCACCCGGTTTGCATATCCCTGAGGTTCTTTATTTCCCTTGCTGTCCAGCCCCCACATGGAGGTATCCCAGATTCCTGTTTGTGCATTGTAGATTCCTCTGGAAGGAAGATAAGCTGTGGTATCAATGATTTTTCCTGTCCTGCCGTCAAATGCAGTTAAGTACTCGTCGCCCTTTACAATCCTTCCGATTCTTCCGCTGGAGCTGCGAAAATCATATTTTTCGCTGATTTTATTCGTTGGAAGCGCTTTCGCACTGACAGCACCCACGTGCCCGGTTTCCTTTAAACTTCCATTTACATTCTGGTAGGTGGTTGAACCATCGGCAGTCTTTACCATCACCTCTGCACAACCATCGCCGTCATAATCCCAAACCTGGAACTGGGTATAATGAGCTCCAGAACGAATATTAACTCCTAAATCAATTCTCCACATCAGATTAGCGGCGCCTGTGCCCGTATCAATATCATAGGCATCCAAAAAGGTGGTTCCCGTATACCCGTCAATGGAATTGTCCTGAGCGTTATCAGGATACCATTTGACAATAAGCTCCAACCGTCCGTCTCCATTTAAATCTCCCACAGACATATCATTGGCCGTATAATCTGTGACAGAGCCGTCCGGCATGGTCTGAGAATCGGGTGCTTTAAGAGTCAGCTCCAAATATTCCTGCTTCCACGCTAAAGTTGTTAAACCAATACGATTCCTGCCCGAGTTATCTTCTAAACTATATCTGTCTCCTGCCCTTCCCTGCCGGTCAAAATAATTAGTATTGCTCCCACGATACACTTCCAGTCCGTTACGCTTTAGCGTAAATTCCGTTCCACTTCCATCTTCCGGATAATACCGCCAGCTTACCAATACTCCCTGATTGGTCGTAACGGCTGTCAGTGCCCTGTCAGACGTATTTTCCAGTCCTCCATAAGATTGTTTGGAAAACATATTTTCTGCATTGGCAGTCATCCCTGGCGATCCGCTGATTATAATTAAAATACCTGTCAATGCAACAAAGCTTTTTCTTATTCTTCTCTTCAAATACATTCCTTCTCCTCCATCTTCATAATAATCCCCTTACTGTTAATTGAAACAGGAGTATCCCCCCATGATCTGTTCAGCCCTCCTTCCGATATTGTTAATAAAATTCAGGAATCTCCTGAAATAATTCTAACATCAGCATATAATATCTGTAAATAATCATGTTATGACCCAATATTGCCCCCTAAACATCAGGGAATAAATTGCTTGTTATCATAATAAATACCAGCATAACCTCCCTTAAGAAAGAGAGTCAGTTATTCCAGACCATATGATGTGTGACTATTCTTTTGTTAATATACAAAAAGCAGGTCCAAGAAAGAATATTTCATTCTTTCTTGGACCTGCCATATATCGTCCCACACTGTAAGATTTTCTTTTTAATTATCAGAAAGCTCTACTACAGCCTTTCTCCCGGGAACGTTGGTTATCACCTCAATATAATATTTCTCTGGAATCAAAATTTTTCTTCTGCGCTTAGAGAGTACCCTTTTCTCCGCAGAGGCAGCTGACTTTTTTTCATCCAAATTGAGAAACTTCTGAAACAAAGACCTTCTCATGAATACGTTCTCCTAATTCCTTTTACCACATGTACACAAAGCAATTATTCCGTTTATCCAATTCTTTATTAACTCATTCACCCTATTGTCATATCCATTTATAAAATCACGGACTATAACTACTATTGCACTGAACAACTTATAAAACAATGATTGTATTGACGCCTTGTCAATCAAATCATTATTTCCCCCTTAGTTATTCAGTGCAATTTAATTAATTCATCAAACAGCTACTCACACTGTTTGAAGTAATCTAGCTTTTTCATTATCCCTGGCCTTAGCCTTTTTACATACTCATACCGGACATCTTGCTTATAGTTGCTTTTACCGCTTTTCTAATCTGTCTAAAATCATTATTTTGCATCGCGAGCTTTTAATACTTCTACCGGGATTTTTCTTTCATAAATTCCAGCAGGTATACTTCTCCCCACCGAATTTAAGGACACCTTTACTAAAGCCTTCTGAACTCTTTCAATCAATGTTTTCTTCATCCCTTGTACTCTCCTTTTTATATTTTTTTATTTTGGGGAAGTAATGTCAATACTTCCAAAATAACAGGTACCATAATCAGCTCTCTGATTGACGGAAAGATTGAGGCTAACGCCATCAAAACAATCAATACTACAAAGGAAAATATCTTCTTTTGTAATTTGTCCTGAGAACTGAAATACTCAATATTGATGGTGCGGGGAACACAAAGCAGAATCACCAATGTGGACGCAGCAAATATCAGAGGCAGTACGGAAATATGTATATTAAACCAATTGTCTGCCAACAGAGAAACTGCCCATACCAGGACCATGCTGATTCCACAGCCCAAGCCGGTTTTGGCATGAATGCCTCCAGCCTGAAGCCTTAGACCGCAAAAGGATGATAATATAATAAAAGTTTCAAAGCCCTTTCCAATAAAAATACCAATTAATTGAATTAAGGCGAACTTTATCATATTATCCAGCAATAATTCCATTCCATATTGAATCACTTTGTTTTCGTCTTGACTTTTTGGACTTATCTTATTCATCCAATTACAAAATCCGACAGCAATCCCAGATATATTCATCATTATCACCACCACATATTGCTATATTAGCACAAAATTTTACATATGAATGTTTTTGCAATTTTCGTTGAATTTTTCTTCTTAAACGTTAGATGTTTATTTTAAGGAAACAATTCTCTTTACTTTCCTTATGCAACAGGGTAAAATGGATATACTTACCAACGAGAGGAAACATCATGACTTACTTAATTTACACCTTGACCGGCGGCATATGTATATATTTTTCAAGCATTCATCTGTTGCCGAATAAAATGACGAACGTCAGAAAACTTTGTATCTTTATGTACGCGTTTGGCAGTCTTTTTTTATTTAACAGAATTTACGGACAAGCCAGTACATACATTACCTTTGTAGGGATCTTATTGCTTATTTTTATTTTTGCAAAGGAACCTTATTTTAATATGTCGTGTTATTTATTTGGATACCTTTATACCATCGCTTTTAATTACCTTTTCATGTGGATTGCCGGCTTTCTGCTTCAAATGGATATGCAGGATTTGCTGACACATAACAGGCTGAATATTATATTTTCTATCACTTACAGTGTATACTGCGGAATTACTACGAAACTGCTGGGTTGGTATATCCATAAAAAGCTGAATATATCCCAATACTTAACAAATTCTCATTTATTAAAGGCTATATTTATTGACCTTTTTATTTTGGTATTCTTTTATATCTTTAACTTCTCCTATGGGGAGTATCTGGGGTATAATTATGGGGTGATAGCGTTAAATGGTATTATATTCCTTTTGCTGTTTGGCATTACCGTTTATCTCATGTATTCCATCTATAAAGCCACCATGGGAGAACAGGCTTATAAGCATCGTATGGCCCAATTTGAGAACCTACGCCACTATACAGAGCGGCTGGAGAATTCTTATGGGATCATGCGTAAATTCAAGCATGATTATATGAATATTTTAAGTACCATGTCAGGCTATATGGAAGAAAATAACATGGATGGCCTGATGAAATATTACGGGGATCAGGTTCTTCCTATCAGTCATGCCTTTGCGGAATCAGATACGAAACTGGGAGCCTTGTCAAATGTGAAAAATACCGCTTTAAAAAGCCTCCTTTCCTCTAAATTCATCTATTCCATGGAAATTGGAATTAAAGCAGAAATTGAATTACTGGAGCCCATTGAATCCCTGCCTATGGATTCCCTGGATCTTTCCCGTGTTATTGGAATCTTTCTGGATAATGCCATTGAGGCTGCAACAGAAACAAAGGAAAAACAATTGGCTTTCTGTATGTTCTACAAAGAGCAGGATCTTTATATCATCATCAGAAACTCCTCTCCTGAACTGGATCATCCCATCTCGGAGCTGCGCAATCAGGGAATCTCTTCAAAAGGAGTGAATCGAGGAGTAGGCCTTTATAATGTGGAGGTGATCCTCAATCATTATGAAAATGTCATCTGGAATACTACATACGAAAATCCTTATTTTACACAGGAAATAATCCTTAGGAAAAACAACTTATAAGGAGTAAGAAATGATACATATATATCTTTGTGAAGATAATAACAGACAGTTGACACGTTGGAAAAGCGTTGTGGAAAAATATTTGCTGATGAATTCTACAGAATCTCAGCTTTATTGTACTGCTAATAGTCCGGACGAGCTGCTTGAGATCAGAAAAAAATCAACGGTTACTGGCCTGTACTTTTTAGATATTGATTTGCAGTCTGAGAAAAATGGAATTGAACTGGCTCAGGAGATACGAAAATACGATCCAAGGGGATATATTGTATTTGTCACCACACACAGTGAAATGGCAGTTCTCACCTTCCAGTATAAGGTGGAAGCCATGGATTTTATCGTGAAGGATGAAATAGAAACACTTCCTGACCGGATATGTGCCTGTATTAAAAATGCAGAAGTCAAATATAAAACTCAGCTGGACTCTTCCAGCCGTCTTCTCTCGGTAAAGGTAGACAAGACCTCCCTGATTCTTGACCAGGATGATATTGTAGCCATTACTACCTGTGAAGATTATCATAAAATCATGATTCATACGAAACATGGGGTAAGACAGATGTCAGGGTCCTTAAAAGAACTGATAGCAGTTCTAAATCCTGCATTCTGTCAATGCAGCCGTTCTGCCATAGTAAATATGAAGCACGTAGTGAAGTATTCCAGAGAAGAAGCGCTATTAACCATGGATAACAAAGAAACGTATTCTGTCTCCATCCGAATGCTTGGTAAGATTCAAAGGGCTTTAAAACAGCTTTAGACAGTAAGAAAGAGGGGAGTTGCAAAACTAACGTAAGTCGGTTTTGCAGCCCCCCTCTTCTCTTTTTATGTTCGCAGTAGATACGATTGATACAAAGTAGTTTTAGCAGCCATCGCTATATGTGCCCTTGGATTTTACCAGCTTGGGACGATATCCCTGGGAAGTCAGAGCTGCCATGATTGTATTCTTATGATCCGTTCCAAAAGCCTCAAGGGTAATGCGCAGCTCTACCGCTGAGTTTCTGTTGATGCTGATAAACTGGTTATGTTCCAAACGAATGACATTGCCCTGTTCCTTGGCAAGCAAAGCAGACACTTTCGCAAGTTCTCCTGGCTTGTCCGGAAGAAGAATGGAGACAGTAAAGATACGGTCTCTCTGAATTAAGCCCAGCTGAACGATAGAGGCCATGGTAATCACATCCATATTTCCGCCGCTTAAAATAGAGACAATTTTCTTGTTATCCACCTTCATATGCTTTAATGCTGCAACCGTAAGAAGTCCGGAGTTCTCCACTACCATCTTATGATTTTCAACCATATCAAGGAATGCTACGATGAGTTCAGAATCTTCTATGCTGATGATTTCATCCACATTGTCCTGAATATAGGAGAAAAGCTTATCTCCCGGACATTTTACTGCGGTACCGTCTGCAATTGTGTTGACGCTTGGAAGAGAAACCACCTTACCCTGGCGTATGGATTCCTGCATGCAGTTAGCTCCTGCCGGCTCTACCCCTATGATCTTAATCTTTGGATTTAACATCTTGGCAAGCGTGGATACTCCTGTACACAATCCGCCACCGCCGATAGGAACCAGAATATAATCAACGGTTGGAAGCTCCTTAACAATCTCCATGGCGATGCTTCCCTGTCCGGCGGCAATGTCTAAATCATTAAATGGGTGAACAAATGTCAGCCCCCGCTCTTCTGCCACCTTGTAGGCGTGATTACATGCTTCATCAAAAACATCGCCTTCCAGAATTACTTCAGCACCGTACCCTTTTGTTCTGTTTACCTTCATAAGAGGTGTGGTAGTCGGCATAACAATCGTAGCAGGGATACCAGCTAACTTTGCCGCATAGGCGACACCCTGGGCATGATTGCCGGCAGATGCGGTAATCAGACCTCTGGATTTTTCTTCCTCCG
It encodes the following:
- the ilvA gene encoding threonine ammonia-lyase, which gives rise to MLTLEKFEEASEVVSKVTLETKLVYSEYFSAQTGNKVYFKPENMQYTGAYKVRGAYYKISTLSEEEKSRGLITASAGNHAQGVAYAAKLAGIPATIVMPTTTPLMKVNRTKGYGAEVILEGDVFDEACNHAYKVAEERGLTFVHPFNDLDIAAGQGSIAMEIVKELPTVDYILVPIGGGGLCTGVSTLAKMLNPKIKIIGVEPAGANCMQESIRQGKVVSLPSVNTIADGTAVKCPGDKLFSYIQDNVDEIISIEDSELIVAFLDMVENHKMVVENSGLLTVAALKHMKVDNKKIVSILSGGNMDVITMASIVQLGLIQRDRIFTVSILLPDKPGELAKVSALLAKEQGNVIRLEHNQFISINRNSAVELRITLEAFGTDHKNTIMAALTSQGYRPKLVKSKGTYSDGC
- a CDS encoding LytR/AlgR family response regulator transcription factor, which encodes MIHIYLCEDNNRQLTRWKSVVEKYLLMNSTESQLYCTANSPDELLEIRKKSTVTGLYFLDIDLQSEKNGIELAQEIRKYDPRGYIVFVTTHSEMAVLTFQYKVEAMDFIVKDEIETLPDRICACIKNAEVKYKTQLDSSSRLLSVKVDKTSLILDQDDIVAITTCEDYHKIMIHTKHGVRQMSGSLKELIAVLNPAFCQCSRSAIVNMKHVVKYSREEALLTMDNKETYSVSIRMLGKIQRALKQL